The DNA sequence ATCTTCCACGTATTCGGTAAAAATAACCGGCTCGTTGTAAGTGTAAGCGATGGATTCAGTGCCGGCATTTTTTGCGTAGCGAGCCACGTCTTTGGGAAAGAGTTTGTAACTGCGGATTTGATCCGGCCGCGCCTGGGAAATTTCCCAATTCTGGCAAAATTTGCACAACACATTGCAACCGGCTGTGGCGATGGAAAAAGCCGTGGTTCCGGGCAAAAAATGAAACAAAGGTTTCTTTTCAATGGGATCGACATTTGCGCTCACCGCCCTGCCGTAGACAAGCGTGTAATATTTCCCATCGTGGTTTTCGCGCGCCCCGCAATAGCCGGTCTCCTGATCATCGATGACGCACTCGCGCGGACAGAGTTTGCATTTGATGCGGCGATTGGGAAGTTTTTCGTAGTAGCGCGCTTCCCGGCGAAAGATGTCATCTTTTTTCGTTCCGGCAAAAGCCAATTCTCCGCTGAAAATCAGACTTGATCCCAGACAGGCTCCGGAAAATCCGGCGCTGGCTCTTAAAAATTCTCTTCGAGAAATTATATTCCTCATTTTTACACCTGAATCAATTCGATTTTGCTCAAATCATCCATTCCCAGACGATGACTTTCATCGGCTGCGGTCCGGATGTATGTTGGTTCTCTACCCGCCTCTTTCAGCGTGGGCAAGCCGCTCGTTTTTCTCTTTTCATCGATCAATTTCCAGGCAAAAGCATCCAGCGCCACGCGATCCATTCCCAGCAGAATGCCGTTGAAATTCCACGCCCATTGCGGCATGAACGGCGGGCCTCCTTCGAATTGAGCTGTCAGCGCATCCGTAACGGTCAATCGCGTTTTTTGCCTGATTTCAGAGAACATATTCACATCCGCGATGTACGGATCACCGGAAAAATCGTGATACTTATTGGGATTATGGATGGCGCCAAAGAAATTTTTCAGCGCATTAGTTAATCCCACGATGCCGTGGTCCTTCAAAATCGGGACATTAACGATGGCAGTGCACTGCTCCACCAAAATATTGCTTAAAAAACTGCCGGCCTCACCGTACTCGTAAAGCCGGCGAGAATAGCCCACCTGATCGGTGCCGTAGATTTTCAGCTTATTGCGATTTGTTTGAATGCGGTAGCCAGCTTTTTTCAAATCGC is a window from the Calditrichota bacterium genome containing:
- a CDS encoding DUF362 domain-containing protein encodes the protein MKRRQFLKTSVAAGSGIYFGFLPGCQGNEQTKTRKLKELSRRLVEARSEAIRDKKGKLIGDEVGKLLSRAMENFFGESGAQKCWRQLFTPEDVVGIKINCLAGRGMSTHRELVDAIVEGVKSAGVPEKNIIIWDRANRDLKKAGYRIQTNRNKLKIYGTDQVGYSRRLYEYGEAGSFLSNILVEQCTAIVNVPILKDHGIVGLTNALKNFFGAIHNPNKYHDFSGDPYIADVNMFSEIRQKTRLTVTDALTAQFEGGPPFMPQWAWNFNGILLGMDRVALDAFAWKLIDEKRKTSGLPTLKEAGREPTYIRTAADESHRLGMDDLSKIELIQV